A stretch of DNA from Arthrobacter globiformis:
TCCTGCTGGGCGGTATCCCCTTCAACGGTGGCCGCGGGAGCATACTTCGTGTCGTTCTTGGTGTGTGGCTCATTGCTGTCCTCAAGAACGGGCTGACACTGCTCAACCTGGGTCCGGAGATCGCGGGGATAGTGACGGGAAGTGTCCTCGTCCTTGCTGCTGGTCTCGAAGCTGTTCGTTACTGGGTCCATCGGACCAAATGACATCTCATCAAACACCTGATTCCGTGATGATCCTCGGGATAAAAGCCATTAGATAGGAGAGAACCATGACACAGGAGATGGTTGACGACATCCCTTGGATGAGCGCAACCCATATGAGCGAGAAGGTCCGTCAACGAGAATTGTCGCCCGTTGATATTGCCGAATCCATGACCGGACGGATTAAGGATCTGAATCCGCGACTCAATGCCTACGTGGCATTCGATGAAGGGCAGGTCCTCCAGGATGCCCATCGGCTCGAAAAGGAGGCTGAATCGGGAGCCAACCTGGGGCCACTCCACGGGGTGCCTTTTTCCATCAAGGAATTAACAGCGATGAGAGGTCTGCCGGCAACGTATGGTTACCTTCCGCTGAAGAACACCGTGGCTACGCACGATGCTGCGGTCGTCAGGAGGCTCAAGGCTGCCGGCGGGCTGTTTCTTGGAAAGACCAACATGCCAGAAGGTGGCTACTACGGCGGGACCGACAGCCACCTCTATGGAGCCACGCATAACCCCTGGAAGCATGGATATTCAGCCGGGGGATCCAGCGGCGGCGGGGCAGCCGCGGTCGCCGCAGGGCTAGGGCCGATTGCCGAGGGAAGTGACGGAGCAGGATCAGTTCGAATTCCAGCCGCCATGTGCGGCGTCGTCGGCATGAAACCAACGCACGGCCTTATCCCGCAGACAATTCTCGGAGGTCGGTATTACAGCTGGATCTACCATGGTCCCATTGCCCGGACGGTGGCTGACGCGGCGCTCATGCTCAATGTGATGGCAGGTCCTGATGACGAGGACCCGACGAGCCTGCCCCGGATCGACGTGGACTTCACGGAAGAGATCAAGAAGCCGATCGCCGGTTGGCGGGTTGCGTGGTCACCCGACCTTGGCCTCGGTTACGTCGACCCGGAAGTTGCGGCGATCTGCGGGGCTGCCATGGAAGCTTTCGAGGAGCTCGGAGCCATCGTCCAGGAGGCCACTCCCGCATGGGAGGGCGTCCAGGAAACCATGTGGAATGGTGTTTGGCTGCCTGGTTTTGCGAGCCAAACCGATCTGCTCGACTGGCCGCGATTGAAAGGGCAGGTAGACGACAATCTGATCGAGATCATGAGAGAGTGCAAGGGTCTCACGGGAGTCGACAAGGGCCGCGCCGATCTCTCCCGCGGCCAGATGTGGACTACGTTCAGGGAGTTCATGTCAGGTTTTGACCTGTTGGTGTCTCCTACGTTGTCATCTTCGGCGTTCCCCCTTGACCAGTTCACCCCGAAGTGGCTTGAGGGCAAACCCCTTCGAGAACAGATCCTTGGCTGGCTGTTGACGTACCCCTTCAACATGTTGACTACGCCTTCGATTACGGTGCCGGCCGGATTCACCTCTCAAGGTCTTCCCGTTGGTCTGCACATTGCGGGCGGATTCCACTCTGACGCGAACGTATTGCGGGCAGCAGCAGCGTTCGAGAGTGTTCGGCCTTGGGCACAACGGCGTCCAGCCCCTATTCAGGATGAGATGGTTTCCGGAGCGCTTCCAGTCTGACGTGGCCCCCAGACATCCTAGACCAATGGTGTTCCTGGCGCTCCACTTGGAACGCCAGGAACACCGTAGTGAATAGTGTCAGTGGCTCGCGAGGACAGGTTCCGTCAGGCTCTCCTCCAGTGCGGATCCTGGTGGCCATGGTTGTGAATCCAGCCTTGCGAATACTCCTGCTGAGATGGATACGATGCCGAAGCTAATGCGCCGAGAAGGCCGATGATGCCGATGAACGCGTGCCGCTGAGCATTTGAAGCAGGAAGGTCAGTCCAGTCACGTAGTTGACAATGAGTGCCCGGCGGGGGAGCGCCCACTTCGCATCGACCTTTAGAGCCAGCGGCAGGAAGTTATTCTTGGCGAGAGCGTAGACGTTGCGCGTTCGACGCCACTCCGATAGCGGCGGCGCAAGCGGGGGACACTGCCGCGTCAGCAACCAGCATCCAGTACAGCCGTGGCGGCCGGCGATCATCGCAAGATAGGCGAAGGGTGAATCGAACTTTACTGTGGCCCAGCCATTGCGGAGACTGTCATACGGGGCGGCAACCATGTGCCACCTGCAGGCCGACATGCAGAACGACTGAGAATACAACGTGATCCGTACCGACGTCGACTGCCTCATTGTCCGTCCAGGGCTCTTGCGCGATAAGCCAGGAATGGGCGGGTCACGGCCGGGCCGGCGATCGAACCCGGGGACGTTCACCGCGACAATATTGCAGTTTTAGGTGAGCTCCGTGCACGGGGAAACTTGCGCTCTCTTGCCCGAGCGTTCTATCGCGTCGCAGATGGCCGAAATTGGCCCGATGCATGCTCAAGGTCTGGGATGCCCGATTTACGGCGGAATCGAGTGCGGCGACGCTCTTTGAGCGATGGGTTCGAGGACCCGTCAGGAAGTACATACTTTTCGAAGCGCTGGAAGGGGATGTCGAGGACCACAAACTCGCCCCTGCCTTAGCCGGCATTCCCCTGCAAAGAAAGTCATCGGGGACCTGACCGTGGATATGGGATCCGCCGGGCATACTCCGGCCGGATCCTGGCCACGTTCTCCCGGAACCATGCCGGGGACCCGGACCAGCCCACGCGCTCCGCGAACACCGTCGCGGGCATCCGTGGGTTCTCCCTCAGCAGCGCCCGTATGACCGGCCACACGGCTTTGATCCCGGAGTTCCAGTCGCCCGAACATACGTCGGCGGGCTCTCAGCGCTGACCGCTCTGGCAACCGTATTTCTAGAGATGCCCAGCCACGCCGCTATCGACCCACCCTCGGCAAGATGCAACCGCCGAATCAGCGCCCAATTCTCCACTGTGATCACCCACATTCTCCACTGTGATCACCCACCCAATCGTTTGGAACGGGTGGCTCAGTTTTCAACCACCGCTAGACGCCAAGCCGTCAGAATGGCTCAGTTTTCGACCGTCACCGACACACTCTTCGTCCGATCTGGCATTACACAGGTGCCAGCACATAGGCGATATCACCGGTGAAGGGTGCCGCCGTTCGCTGTATTTCCAAAGTCAGTCCCCTCTTCGTTTCCTCCGGTCCATGGCAGGCTTTATGCAGCCCGATGGGGTCCGGCGGTCTGTCGGAACAGCAGCAGTGAAAATCCTGCAAGGAGCACTAGGACGGCGGTGATCCGGAAGTCGAGGTGGAGTCCGCTGACGAAGTCGGTCTGAGGCTGATGACGGCACCGAAGGCGGCGACGCCGATGGCCCCGCCCGTCTGCCGTGCGGTGTTGAGCACGCCGCCTGCGATGCCGGCACGGTCGGCAGGGATGTGCTCCATGATGAGGGCCGTGAGTGGCGGAACCGTGAAGGAGCCACCGACGCCGACGGGGATCATCAGCAGGGCAACCGCGATGATCGGCGCGTCAAGCGGGAGGAAGCTAAGGCCCGCCAAGCCGCCGCCACGCAGGTCTGTCCGCCGACTATAGTCTGCCCTTTGCCGAAGTGTTCCACCGATCGCACCACCACTGGATTGAGGACGACAACAAGCACGCTCATTGGGAGGAAAAGCAGCCCTGTGGCTAGGGAATCCATGCTTCGTTGCTGCTGGAAATACAGGCTTTGAAGGAAAAATGACGCTGCAGAACGCGGCCATATTCACGAACGCAATACTGACGCCGATGGCGACCGTGGACGATCCGAACAGCCGCAGCGGGATCATGGGGGACCGGCCGCGGATCTGCGCAGTGACGAAAACCAAGGTGCCAATGGCGGCCAAAGCAAAGGATGCCAGGACCTGGTCATCGCCGTAGCCGTGGTCCGCCCCTTCAATAAATGCCGAACGTCAATCCACCGAGTGCGATCATGGCAGCGACCTGCCCTGTCCAGTCGAAGAGTCCGGGCCGTCGTCCGGATTTCGGGACACGTGCCAGAAGGGCCGGGCAAGTACTCCCACTGGAATGTTAATGCTGAATATGAGACGCCAATCGACTCCGCATGGGCTCCGCCAACGACTGGGCCGGCGGCAGTGGCGAGCGAACCGCCCAGTGCCCAGCGGACGATGGCTCGCCCGCGCTCAATGACTTCGGGGTATGCCTCACGAATCAATGAAAGTGAGCTCGGGGTAATCATGGCCGCCCCCAGGGCCCTGCAGGATGCGCCCTGCAACGAGAAAAGGCAATGACGGCGCCAGACCGCAGGCGGCTGACGCTCCCATAAACACGCAAACGCCGACTCCGAATGCGCGACGAGCCCCTACACGGTCTGACAGGGTCCCACTGAAGAGCTGGAACGCCGAGAATGTGAGCATCTATCCGGTCAGGACCCATTGGAGGCCCGTGAGCCCGCCGCCCAGGTTCTGGTGGATATCGGGGAGTGCCACGTTCACGATCTGAGCATCAAGTGAGATGAGGAAGAAGCCCAGCATGGCAACGGCGAGAGCGGTTGCCGGCCGTGCTGCTGAGCGAGTAGGGCTCTCGGTCGAGATAGTCACTGGGCCTCCTGCAGGGGTAAATTCCACCGGCATGCTCGACGCGAGCATGCCGGCGGTCACGCGGAGGGGAGGCCCGCAATGTGCGAGCCTCCCCTCCGTCCAAGCCTTGGCCTAGGCTTCGTACTGGTGGTACACCTTGGCGATGATCTTCCACTCGCCGTCCTGCTTCAGCAGGGTGTGGAAGTCGGTGTAGTCGGCACCAATGGCGTCGTTTTCCATGTCGACCTTTACGACGGCGGTAGTCTGCGTGATGCCGATGATGTCCACTCGCGTCTTGACGTCGGGAGCGGTCCCGTTCTCGGCGACGAAGTCGTAGAGGTTCTTGATGGGGCCACCCAGAAGCTGGCCGTTGGTGAAGCCGTACATGGTGGCATCGTCGTGGAAGGCTTCGGCGACACCTTCCGGGCTGCCGACCCGCAGGCCTTCGACGTACTTCTGGACGGTCGCGACGATCTGGTCGTATTCCTCCGTGGGGACGACCTTGAGGTTCTTGGGCATGGTTTCTCCTTTGCTCGTCGGATGTCGGAAGACATCCCTGGGGTTGCTTATGTGTGGAAAAGGTGCCGCTAGCGCTTACGAATAACGACAGTCTTGTTGTTGGTATGGGAGGCGAGCCCTTCGTCGCCGTGTTCGACACTCAGGCCGGACTGCTTGTGGCCGCCGAACGGGGCGTGGTCCGGGTGGCTCTGTCCCTGGTTGATCCAGACGTTGCCGGACTCGAGGCGCTCGGCGACCTCAAGGGCGCGCTCCTGGTCGCGGCCCCAAACGGTGGCGCCGAGGCCGAACACGGTCGCGTTCGCACGCTCGATGACGTCATCAACGTCGTCGTACACGAGGACCGGCACGATCGGGCCGAACGGTTCCTCCTGGACGATACGGCTGTCTTCCGGAGGGTTGTTCACGATCGTGACGGGCACGAAGTTGCCGTCCAGGGACTCGTCGATGGTGCCACCCAGCGGAACGTCGTATCCGTTGCGGCGGGTGTCCTCGAAGAGGTCGCGAAGCTTGTCATACTGCATCCGGTTGTTGATTGGGCCGAGATCGCTGGTGGCATCCATTCCATCGCCGACCTTCTGCGTCTTGGCGTACGCCACAAAAGCCTTGACGAAGTCTTCATGGAAGGAACGGTGGACGTAAATGCGCTTGGCCGCGATGCACCACTGGCCGGAGTTTCCGAAGGCCGCGTTGAACACCTGCGGAACGGCGCTCTGCCAGTCAGCATCCGGAAGGAGGATGGCAGGATCGTTGCCACCGAGCTCCAGGGTCACTCGCTTGATGGTGCCGGCGGCCGAGGCCATGATTTTGGTGCCTGTTGCCGTTGAGCCTGTGAAGGTGATCATTCCAACGTCCGGGCTTTCGGTCAGGATCTGACCCAGTTCGTTGCCGCCAGTCACAATGTTGAACACGCCAGGCGGGAAGATCTGTGCGGCCAATTCGCCAATCCGCAGCGCGCAGAGTGGCGTGTATGGCGAAGGCTTCAGGACGACGGTGTTGCCGGTGATCAGCGCCGGAACGGTCTTCCAGAGGACGTGGAGGTAGGGGTAGTTCCACGGGATGATTGCACCCACGACTCCGAGCGGGGAACGACGAAGTTCCACGCGGCGGTCGTCGTCTTCTTCGAGGACCTTATTCTCTAGCCTGGACTTTGCAGTGTTCGGAATCCAAGGGTTGGCGAGGTTGACTTCAAAAGTGGCCTGGTTGTGGCGAGGCTTCCCCTGCTCGAGTGAGAGCAGGGTGATGAATTCATCCTTCTGAGCTTCCAACGCCTCGAAGAACTCAACGATGATCTCTTCGCGCTCGTCCGGGGACAGCGCTGACCAGGCCGGGAAAGCCCTCTTCGCCGCGCCGATGGCCCGTTCCATATGTTCCCGCGTGCCTTGCGGTGCGCTCGCCAGAACTTTGTTGTTGGCGGGATTGAAGACGTCGAAGCTCTCTTCCGTCGAGACGATTTCGCCGTCAATAAGCAGTCCGTACTGCCCGTTGAAGTCTGCGGGCTTGATCGCGCTCGTACCTTCCTTGATGGATACTCCCATGTACTCTCTCCTGTCGTGCTGCGTGTCTTGTCGGATGTGCGGGTGGAAGAAGTCTGAAACAGATTCATGTTTCACTTTAGAGGCAGCCTGTCGGGAGATCAAGGTCTGTCGCAAGATTATGAAATAAGATAATGTTTCATATTAGGCTGTGATGGACACCACTCACCGGTAGTCCAGTCCACCCCTCTCCCTTTCCACTGAAGAACAAGGAGCACAAGATGAAACTCGACGGACAATGCCTTTGCGGCGAGGTCACCTACAAGATCGGCGGCGAACCGAAGTTCACTGCGGTCTGCCACTGCACAGATTGCCAGCGCCAGACGGGCGGCGCATACTCCCTGGTCGTCGGCGTCGACGACGACAAGCTGACGATTACCGGCGAGTCAGTGAAAACCTTCATAACAGTCGGCGAAGAACACAAAACCAATACCAACCGCACGTTCTGCGGAGAGTGCGGCTCGCCCATCGTCGGCCGGATCGACGCAATGCCTGGTCTGGCCTTCGTTAAGGCGGGAACGCTGAACGACACCTCGTGGCTCAAGCCGACCGTCGAGGTCTGGTGCCGGTCCGCCCAACCATGGGTTGCCCCCTTCCCCGGTGCGGAGCGATACGACGGCGACATTCCTTCCTGAGCAGGCTCGCGTGCTGTTGCGCGCAACCTAGGGGTTGGGTGTGGCCGGCAGATGCGGGCGGCCCACCCAACCTTTTCTTCTTGAAAGGACCCAGTGAACGTGACTTCCACCGACATCCCCCTCAGCACGCACAACTCCATCAGTTTTCCAGAAGGGCCCCTGACGGTAGCCGCTGCCGAGGAATGGATCCAACGCTCTTGCTTCGCGCCCGGCCCCGAAGGACGAATCGGCCTTGAACTCGAACTCCTTGTGGGCCGCGTCGGAGATTCATCCCTTGAGCTTCCCTTTCCGGAGGATAACTACCGGCGTCTGTTCTCGGAACTGCGCCACGTGGACGTGGCAGGAAGTCTGACGCTTGAACCCGGCGGGCAGCTTGAGCTCAGCTCGCGCCCGGAAGCGAACCTCCAGCAAGTCATACGCTCCGTCCACGACAGCCTGGAACTGCTCCGGGAGCGGGCCTCCGTTCTCGGAGCCTCCCTGGTTGGCGCCGGCGTTGCCCCCTACAGGGAACCGAAGCGGATTACCCAGGCCCCCCGCTACGCCGCCATGGAGCAATATTTCGAACCGTGGGCTCCCGCCGGCCCAACCATGATGTGCTCGACCGCGTCGGTGCAGGTCAACGTCGAGGCGGGTGCCAATGATGTCGAAATCCGTGAGCGCTGGCAGCTCCTGTATTCGATGGGCCCCGTGCTCGTCGCGACGTTTGCAAACTCCTCCTGGATCACTGGACGACGGAGCGGCTGGAAGAGCACGCGACTTGCCGCCTGGCTAAGTCTCGACCCGGCCCGAACGGGTATTCCGCATGGCAACGCGGCTCACGATCCCAGCGCTGAGTATGCCCTATGGGCCCTGGACGCACCTTTGATGATGGTTCGCCGGTCGAAGGGTGATTGGCGGGCCCCTGCCGGGCTGACGTTCCGGGAATGGCTATCGATGGGGACTTCCGCAGTTCCCGATCGGCAGCCGGCCACCGTTGAGGACCTGCAGCAGCACCTGAGTACGCTATTTCCCCACGTTCGGCCCAAAGGCTACTTTGAGGTCAGATACCTGGATGCACAGCCCGGTTGCTGGTGGGCGGTGCCTGCCGCCGTGGTCGCTGCGCTCATCTCTGATCCTGCCACCACAGATCAGGCCAAAGGCATCTGCGCCGCGTCCCCTGACTGGGAAGCTGCAGCCCGGTTTGGACTCGAGGATCCTGCCGTGGCCAATCGAGCGACGCAATTGTTGGCGCTGGCCGCCGACAGGTTGAGGCTGGACAAAGCGACTGTAGGCCTTGCCCGCCTCATTGAGGAGTATGCGGAAAAGTGGACGCTCCGTGGTCTCTCACCAGCAGATGACCATCCATCCGCATGGGCAACCCGCGATCAGGGTTGCTGCACTCTTGATGGCTAGATAATAGGGGCCTGAAGCCGGCGCGCAACAAAGCTAGCCGGGTGGTGCAATGACAACGCCTTCGCGGCAGTCGAACGCCCTGCGATGGAACGTGGAACGTGAATTCTGTGATTACCCGGATCACGCCCTTGTCCTCCGTCAACTCAACCAAGTCCGCCTGATAGGGCTCGCCAACTTGCTCCGTCACGTTGACATGCTGACCGGCCGAGAGGGCGGACCAGTTCTGGCTGATGGCGAGTTGTGGGATGGCTGTGGCCGCGTTCATCGCGGTCAGGCGTGCGTTTCCCCGCAATTCCATGGAGGTGTTCCATGACGTTCTCGGCAGCTTGGGAGAGAAGAGTTTTGCCGACCTGTGAATATGTCAACGCTATTTGGCCCCGGTAGGACGGTTATTTCTGGCCCCACTTCGGAGAGATTGACGTCACTGGCGGCGTAGTTTCTCCCGGATGGGCTAGTCATCGGTGGGGCCCATGCGTTCTGCTTGAAAACCCGAAACCTTACCCGAGAGGCCTTGTTTGGCTTGGGACAGGTTCCGTCAGGAGCTGTTGGCTTTGACCGGTCACCTGGCAGGGCTTGAGGCCCCGGCCGTCTACCAGGAAATTCCGTCCACAGGCGAAGAGGACATCTGACCAACTCCGCAGTCACCTGAGCCTTACCTTCGCGGCGTCAGTAGGTCCGCGGCTGTTCTGGCAATGATGATCGCAGGATGGTTTGGATTCCTGCTTGGAGGAGCGCGGTGTCGCTGGCCGGGACGACGCATTCAAACCCGAGCTCGCGGAAGCGTTCGGCGTTTTCCGGGTTGCCGGCATAGACGCCCACCTCGCTTCCTGCCGCGGCCGCGGCGGCAACGATGACCCGGAGCGGGGAGGATGCGTCGGTGTCGTCAAGGAGTTCGGTGACGGTTGTGCCCAGGGACAACGAAAGGTCGTAGGGACCGACGAACAGCATGTCCACACCTGGCACGGAGGCGATGTCAGCGACGTTCTGGAGGGCCAGTGCTGATTCGATCATGACGGCGCAGCGGATGGTGCTGTTGGCCTCTGCTGCGGTAGGTACGGGTTGCCCGGAGAGCGCCGCCATGGGCCCCCAGCTCCGGTTACCCATGGGCGGATAATATGCGGCTTCAACGGTGGCCTCAGCGTCTGCCCGGGATTCAATCTGGGGAACTATGATCCCGGCGGCCCCTGCGTCCAGGGCAAAACCGATCCAGCTCGGGTCAACGCCGGGCACCCGCACGACAAACCCGGCCGCATCACCGCCGGGATAGCCGGTTGCAGCCGCGGTGACCTCGGCCCGGCCAAACGTTCCGTGCTGGGCATCGAGACACACCCAGTCAAAACCGGACCTCGCCAGGAGATGGACCATGTTTGGCGTTGAATCCATGCACCACACACCCGTGCTCCGCGCAGTCAGTGCGGGCAAGGCGGGCAGGGCGCGGGAATCGTTCATCACCACAGTCTTCACGTCGCAGGGCACTCTGTGCAAAGCAGACGGTCTGGCGCCGTAACTGTATTTCGCACCGGTTCCCCTAAGGCTTTTGCCTGATCACGATGATCTTGCCAACGGGACGCGAAGCGCTGACTATTTCAGGCGGCACAGGGCTTGCCTCTCACTGTTGGGGACATCTGAGATGGTTATGTGGTTTGTTGGGCGAGGGTGTGGGCGAGCGTATTGGCTCTTGGTCTCTCCGAAACTCGAGCACCTCCACGTGTGCCGGAATCCCTCAGTCCTGGCTCACCGCTCCTGACAGTCTCGATCCGGAGCCACGGAACTCATGTCCATGGCTAGCCTCGGAACCTGCGAGCCCGGTGAGGAGGACAGGACATGCTCAAGGTCTTTCAGTACCGCCGCCGCTGTGGCCGACGGGCTGGAGGCACCTCCTAACACCGTCAATTCACCCATATCTTCCGTGAGGATCCGAACAGCCTTCATGCTGCCCTGAATGCCCGCAAAGGGGTGCCCGGAGGGATATTGTCGTAGCTCAACGCCAGCGCGGACGGATCCGTTTTGCTGCTCGACGAAGCCAACCAGGCGTGGCGTGACCCCAGAGGTTTTCCAGTTTTCAATATCGCTGCGCGAAATTGAACCCAGACCTTCACGTGGCAGGGAATCCAGCTGGAGGGCCATGCCTAGTGCCGAGTTGGCGATAATGATCAGCTTGCTGGCCGTGTCCCAGCCGTCAACATCGAATGCAGGATCCGGTTCGGCAATGCCATGGTCCTGGGCCAAACGAACGGCTTCTTCGAAGTCGAGACCGTGATGGAGCATCTGATTGAGGATGAAAGTGGCTGTGCCGGTCAGCACAGCTTCGATGGCGAGCACTTTAGTACCTGCCAGGTTGTGTTCAATGAAATCAACAGTGGGGAGGGCAGCCCCTGCTGCTCCGCTGAACCGAAGCGAAACACCATTCTTAGTGGCCAGTTGCCGGAGATTCCTCAGATCGGCTACCAACGCTCCTTTGGAGACCACGATTGTGTGCATGTGCCGATCCAAGGCCGCACGAATGTAGCCCAGTGATGTTCCACCCGTTCGGTAGTCGCTGGGGCCCGCTTCAATGAGTACGTCGGCGGTAACCGTGGACATGAAGCGATCACCGCTGAGCCTTGGCGCAAACGCTGGCCGATCCCTCAAGCGCTCAGGGGACAGCCCCTCGGGATCAATCAAGCCTGCGTTAGCCCCGCAGACGCCGGTAATCCTCACGTCGGCGCCGAAACGTTCACGATATCTGGAGCGGCGCGATTCGAGCATATGCGCGACGCATCGGCCGACGCTGCCGAATCCAGTGATTGCTACGCCGACGCGCCTCATTCGACCTCCTGCTCCGAAACGAGGTCATTCATCCGTCTTCCCTCCGGGTACCTGGGCCTGGCTTCCTATTGACAGCGTGATCCACAGGAGTGCGGTCCCCCCAATCGCCGAGGCAACGCAACTGAATCCCGGGACAGGGCTGTTGAGATCGTAGCCGCCGATGCCAGCAGCAACGAGGCCTGACACAACAGCCCCGGTGGTTCCCGTGGACAAGGCCTCTCCGCTGCTCGTGCGCCGGCGAAGGCCAGGCGCGCACAGGGCGGCTGCCGCAACGCCGACGCCAATAGCCAGAAAAATCAAGATTGTGTTCATGGAATCAGCTTTCGAAAGGAGACCTGCTACCGAGGCTCCAATCACCCATCATTGTGAGTTCGGCAGTGGTCGGTCGAGAACCAAGCTCCAACTGCACGGCCCCTTTTCGCTGCTCGGAAACAACGTTCCTTCCATGAGGTAGCGGCCCATGTCGAGGTCGTTCCTCCAATAGCCCGTGCATGGGCAGTGAGTACCTGTGCGTAGATTCGCGGTGGGCGTGCCTCGGCCGTTTTTGGAAACGGACTCGATCCTTTTCATGTTCGAATTTCCTAGCGATGGGAGGGCCGGGATTGCGTGATTAGACGGGCGTGATGATGATGCCTTCGCGGCGGTCGAAGGCTTTGCGCTGGAGGGTGGGCGTTGTGTGGACCCAGACGACGTTGTGGTCTTCGGTGATCATGTCGATGGTGGCTGGGTAGCGGTGCCCGGTGGGTTCCGCGACGGTGACGTGTTGGCCTGGGGTGAGGCCTGCCCAGTTCTGGCTGATGGTCTCGGTCGGGGTCGAGGCTGGTTGCATTTCGTTGGTCCTGGGCTGGTACTGGTCGTGGTTGGCCGCGGCATCTCGCGGGAGGTGGGTTCCCGGCGCTGATGCGGTGCGCCGGGAGGTGTTCCACTATCGGGTTTTTATAGTTGGATGCCGGTGTATTTGGTTTCCTGGTAGGCCTCGAGGCCTTCGGTGCCACCTTCGCGTCCGAGTCCGGAGGCCTTGGTGCCGCCGAAGGGGGCTGCGGGGTTGGAGACAACGCCGCGGTTGATGCCGGTCATGCCGGCGTCGATGGCGTCGGCGACGCGCAGGGCGCGGCCGAGGTCCTGGGAGAACACGTAGGACGCCAGGCCGTAAGGGGTGTTGTTGGCTTCCTGGATGGCCTGGTCTTCGGTGTCGAAGGTGTAGATTGCTGCGACGGGGCCGAAGATTTCCTCGGTGCGTATGTTGGCGTTGGCAGGGATGTTGGTCAAGACTGTGGCGGGGTAGAAGTATCCGGTTCCTTCCGGAGTGGTGCCGCCGGTGAGGCAGGTGGCGCCTTTGGCGAGAGCGTCCTGGACTAGAGCGGAGACAGC
This window harbors:
- a CDS encoding amidase, giving the protein MTQEMVDDIPWMSATHMSEKVRQRELSPVDIAESMTGRIKDLNPRLNAYVAFDEGQVLQDAHRLEKEAESGANLGPLHGVPFSIKELTAMRGLPATYGYLPLKNTVATHDAAVVRRLKAAGGLFLGKTNMPEGGYYGGTDSHLYGATHNPWKHGYSAGGSSGGGAAAVAAGLGPIAEGSDGAGSVRIPAAMCGVVGMKPTHGLIPQTILGGRYYSWIYHGPIARTVADAALMLNVMAGPDDEDPTSLPRIDVDFTEEIKKPIAGWRVAWSPDLGLGYVDPEVAAICGAAMEAFEELGAIVQEATPAWEGVQETMWNGVWLPGFASQTDLLDWPRLKGQVDDNLIEIMRECKGLTGVDKGRADLSRGQMWTTFREFMSGFDLLVSPTLSSSAFPLDQFTPKWLEGKPLREQILGWLLTYPFNMLTTPSITVPAGFTSQGLPVGLHIAGGFHSDANVLRAAAAFESVRPWAQRRPAPIQDEMVSGALPV
- a CDS encoding MFS transporter, with product MAGLSFLPLDAPIIAVALLMIPVGVGGSFTVPPLTALIMEHIPADRAGIAGGVLNTARQTGGAIGVAAFGAVISLRPTSSADSTSTSGSPPS
- a CDS encoding MFS transporter, with protein sequence MLTFSAFQLFSGTLSDRVGARRAFGVGVCVFMGASAACGLAPSLPFLVAGRILQGPGGGHDYPELTFIDS
- a CDS encoding nuclear transport factor 2 family protein yields the protein MPKNLKVVPTEEYDQIVATVQKYVEGLRVGSPEGVAEAFHDDATMYGFTNGQLLGGPIKNLYDFVAENGTAPDVKTRVDIIGITQTTAVVKVDMENDAIGADYTDFHTLLKQDGEWKIIAKVYHQYEA
- a CDS encoding aldehyde dehydrogenase family protein → MGVSIKEGTSAIKPADFNGQYGLLIDGEIVSTEESFDVFNPANNKVLASAPQGTREHMERAIGAAKRAFPAWSALSPDEREEIIVEFFEALEAQKDEFITLLSLEQGKPRHNQATFEVNLANPWIPNTAKSRLENKVLEEDDDRRVELRRSPLGVVGAIIPWNYPYLHVLWKTVPALITGNTVVLKPSPYTPLCALRIGELAAQIFPPGVFNIVTGGNELGQILTESPDVGMITFTGSTATGTKIMASAAGTIKRVTLELGGNDPAILLPDADWQSAVPQVFNAAFGNSGQWCIAAKRIYVHRSFHEDFVKAFVAYAKTQKVGDGMDATSDLGPINNRMQYDKLRDLFEDTRRNGYDVPLGGTIDESLDGNFVPVTIVNNPPEDSRIVQEEPFGPIVPVLVYDDVDDVIERANATVFGLGATVWGRDQERALEVAERLESGNVWINQGQSHPDHAPFGGHKQSGLSVEHGDEGLASHTNNKTVVIRKR
- a CDS encoding GFA family protein; translation: MKLDGQCLCGEVTYKIGGEPKFTAVCHCTDCQRQTGGAYSLVVGVDDDKLTITGESVKTFITVGEEHKTNTNRTFCGECGSPIVGRIDAMPGLAFVKAGTLNDTSWLKPTVEVWCRSAQPWVAPFPGAERYDGDIPS
- a CDS encoding glutamate-cysteine ligase family protein, with translation MTSTDIPLSTHNSISFPEGPLTVAAAEEWIQRSCFAPGPEGRIGLELELLVGRVGDSSLELPFPEDNYRRLFSELRHVDVAGSLTLEPGGQLELSSRPEANLQQVIRSVHDSLELLRERASVLGASLVGAGVAPYREPKRITQAPRYAAMEQYFEPWAPAGPTMMCSTASVQVNVEAGANDVEIRERWQLLYSMGPVLVATFANSSWITGRRSGWKSTRLAAWLSLDPARTGIPHGNAAHDPSAEYALWALDAPLMMVRRSKGDWRAPAGLTFREWLSMGTSAVPDRQPATVEDLQQHLSTLFPHVRPKGYFEVRYLDAQPGCWWAVPAAVVAALISDPATTDQAKGICAASPDWEAAARFGLEDPAVANRATQLLALAADRLRLDKATVGLARLIEEYAEKWTLRGLSPADDHPSAWATRDQGCCTLDG
- a CDS encoding HpcH/HpaI aldolase family protein encodes the protein MNDSRALPALPALTARSTGVWCMDSTPNMVHLLARSGFDWVCLDAQHGTFGRAEVTAAATGYPGGDAAGFVVRVPGVDPSWIGFALDAGAAGIIVPQIESRADAEATVEAAYYPPMGNRSWGPMAALSGQPVPTAAEANSTIRCAVMIESALALQNVADIASVPGVDMLFVGPYDLSLSLGTTVTELLDDTDASSPLRVIVAAAAAAGSEVGVYAGNPENAERFRELGFECVVPASDTALLQAGIQTILRSSLPEQPRTY
- a CDS encoding homoserine dehydrogenase; protein product: MRRVGVAITGFGSVGRCVAHMLESRRSRYRERFGADVRITGVCGANAGLIDPEGLSPERLRDRPAFAPRLSGDRFMSTVTADVLIEAGPSDYRTGGTSLGYIRAALDRHMHTIVVSKGALVADLRNLRQLATKNGVSLRFSGAAGAALPTVDFIEHNLAGTKVLAIEAVLTGTATFILNQMLHHGLDFEEAVRLAQDHGIAEPDPAFDVDGWDTASKLIIIANSALGMALQLDSLPREGLGSISRSDIENWKTSGVTPRLVGFVEQQNGSVRAGVELRQYPSGHPFAGIQGSMKAVRILTEDMGELTVLGGASSPSATAAAVLKDLEHVLSSSPGSQVPRLAMDMSSVAPDRDCQER